One genomic region from Desulfatibacillum aliphaticivorans DSM 15576 encodes:
- a CDS encoding RebB family R body protein, producing MVQANVMSVGMAPSASMSMVYTVMAQTIGMVMHNGAETQHGMQQIASAATTQTCAKILENVAEAGDYEPVFDKAKSMVEAAATLLTTVGNNGKTALSGFEPGNS from the coding sequence GTGGTTCAGGCCAACGTCATGAGCGTGGGCATGGCGCCTTCGGCTTCCATGTCCATGGTCTATACGGTCATGGCCCAGACCATCGGCATGGTCATGCACAACGGCGCTGAAACCCAGCACGGCATGCAGCAAATCGCCTCAGCGGCGACCACCCAGACATGCGCCAAGATCCTGGAAAACGTGGCCGAGGCCGGGGATTATGAACCCGTCTTTGATAAGGCGAAATCCATGGTGGAAGCCGCGGCGACGCTATTAACGACAGTAGGGAATAACGGCAAGACAGCCTTGTCAGGATTTGAGCCTGGGAACAGCTGA
- a CDS encoding RebB family R body protein gives MAFPTSVNNQITDSVTQSNTEVVGSSPAMGMGNLFMATSQALSNAAHNAASGQQQSNVTAQAATTQSVSTLFCLDTAATGSATMKVLDGMGGSSNDHGGG, from the coding sequence ATGGCATTTCCCACATCCGTCAACAACCAGATAACGGACTCGGTCACCCAGTCCAATACCGAGGTGGTGGGCAGTTCTCCGGCCATGGGCATGGGAAACCTTTTTATGGCCACGTCCCAGGCTCTGAGCAACGCGGCGCACAACGCCGCATCGGGCCAGCAGCAGTCCAATGTGACGGCCCAGGCCGCCACCACCCAGAGCGTATCCACCCTGTTCTGCCTGGACACCGCAGCCACGGGATCCGCCACCATGAAGGTGTTGGACGGAATGGGCGGATCCAGCAATGACCATGGCGGCGGATAA
- a CDS encoding RebB family R body protein, with protein MAFPTSVNNQITDSVTQSNVEVVGTSPAMAMGNLFMSASQALGNAAHNAATSQQQTNVTAQAATTQSVSTLFCLDTASAGLATTKILGQ; from the coding sequence ATGGCATTTCCCACATCCGTCAACAACCAGATAACGGACTCAGTCACCCAGTCCAACGTGGAGGTGGTGGGGACTTCCCCGGCCATGGCCATGGGAAACCTGTTTATGAGCGCCTCCCAGGCCCTTGGAAACGCGGCCCACAACGCCGCGACCAGCCAACAGCAGACCAATGTGACAGCCCAGGCCGCCACCACCCAAAGCGTGTCCACCCTGTTCTGTCTGGACACCGCCAGCGCGGGTTTGGCCACCACCAAGATTTTGGGGCAATAG
- a CDS encoding RebB family R body protein, with translation MAFPTSVNDQVTDSITQANVEVVGSSPAVAMGNFYQSNSQALGNAAHNSTVSQQQTNVTAQAATTQGVALLYSLNTATAGVATTKVLDSI, from the coding sequence ATGGCGTTTCCCACTTCTGTCAATGATCAAGTCACGGATTCCATCACCCAGGCCAACGTGGAGGTGGTTGGCTCCTCCCCGGCCGTGGCCATGGGAAATTTTTATCAGTCCAACAGCCAGGCTTTGGGCAATGCGGCCCATAACTCCACGGTCAGCCAGCAGCAGACCAACGTGACGGCCCAGGCGGCCACCACTCAGGGGGTGGCGTTGCTTTACTCCCTGAACACGGCGACTGCGGGAGTGGCCACCACCAAGGTCCTGGACAGCATTTAG
- a CDS encoding RebB family R body protein, producing the protein MAFPTSVNTMITDSITQANLEVLGGSPAMAMANLFMTISHALGNAAHNATYSQQQTNLTAQAATTQGIATLFCLETAATGLATTSIMGAGQTPS; encoded by the coding sequence ATGGCGTTTCCCACTTCTGTGAACACCATGATCACAGATTCCATCACCCAGGCTAACCTGGAGGTCTTGGGAGGGTCCCCGGCCATGGCCATGGCCAATTTGTTCATGACCATCTCCCATGCCTTGGGCAATGCAGCGCACAACGCCACCTATTCGCAGCAACAAACCAATCTGACCGCCCAGGCCGCAACCACGCAGGGAATAGCCACCCTGTTCTGCCTGGAGACGGCCGCCACCGGCCTCGCTACAACATCCATTATGGGGGCCGGTCAAACCCCATCGTGA
- a CDS encoding RebB family R body protein: protein MAFPTSVNNQITDSVTQANVKVLGDAPAVAMGNLYQATAQALANAAHNATTSQQQTNVTAQAATTMGVATLYSLDTATAGVATTKVLGA from the coding sequence ATGGCATTTCCCACGTCAGTCAACAACCAGATTACGGATTCGGTCACTCAAGCCAACGTAAAGGTTTTGGGCGACGCTCCGGCCGTGGCCATGGGCAATTTGTACCAGGCGACCGCCCAGGCTCTGGCCAACGCGGCTCATAACGCCACAACCAGCCAGCAGCAGACCAATGTGACGGCCCAGGCCGCCACCACCATGGGCGTTGCGACCCTGTACTCTCTGGATACGGCCACGGCAGGCGTGGCCACCACCAAGGTTCTCGGCGCCTAA